The following is a genomic window from Deltaproteobacteria bacterium HGW-Deltaproteobacteria-4.
CTGCCGCAGATCCGTCATGCCGGCGCCATCTTTATGGGGCATCACACCCCGGAGGCGGCCGGCGATTATCTGGCCGGCCCGAACCACACCCTGCCGACCGGCGGCACGGCGCGCTTTTTCTCGCCTCTTTCGGTCGATGATTATGTGAAGAAGTCGAGCATCGTCTCTTTTTCCGCTGCGGGTCTCAAGCGTCTCGGCAGTGAGATTGTCCGGATTGCGGAACTCGAAGGACTCGAAGCGCACGCCCGCTCCGTCTCTATCCGGCTGGAATCAGATTGATTTTTGTAGGGGCACCCCCCCGTGGGTGCCATGGTCAGGGCAGGCACAGGGGCCTGCCCCTACCGCAATGCATGAATTGTTTGATATAGGAGGTCCGTATGTCCCGTACTGCCATTGTTGACCGCAATACCGCCGAGACCAACTTTCACCTTCGCCTCGTTCTCGACGGCAGCGGCAAGAGCGAGATCAAGACCGCTGTCCCCTTCATCGATCACATGCTCACGCAGGTGGCCAAACACGGCTTCTTCGACCTGACGATTAGCGGCGAGGGCGACACCCACATCGATGATCATCATACGGTCGAAGATCTCGGTATCTGTCTCGGCCAGGCCTTTCGTATGGCCCTGGCCGACAAAGCGGGGATCCGCCGCTACGGTAGCGGCACCATGCCGATGCACGAAGCGCTGGTTTCGGTCAATATCGACTTCTCCGGCCGGCCCTTTCTCGTCTTCAACGCCGAGCTCCCGAAAGCCAAGGTCGGCACCTTTGATGTCGAGCTCGTCGAGGAGTTCTGTGTCGCGTTCTGCAATCACGCTGGCGCGAACCTGCATGTGAATCTCCATTACGGCGAGAACCTCCATCACATCGTCGAAGCGATCTTCAAGGCGCTGGGGCGGGCTCTTGACGACGCCACCCAGCTCGATCCGCGCATCTCAGGGGTACGTTCGAGTAAAGGATGTCTGGACTAGATGATTACCATCATCGATTACGGTATGGGCAATCTGCGCAGTGTGCAGAAGGGCTTTGAACGCGTCGGTTTACATGCGCAGGTGACAAGCGATCCGGATGTGGTCGCCAGGGCCGAACGCCTCGTTCTCCCCGGTGTCGGCGCCTTTCGCGACTGTATTCATAACCTGCGCGCTGGTGGTTTTGTCGAGCCGATTATGGCGCATGTCGCCAGTGGTCGGCCCTTCCTTGGGATCTGTCTCGGCCTGCAACTCCTCTTTACCGAGAGTGAAGAGTTCGGCAACCACCAGGGGTTGGGAATTATCCCCGGAAAAGTGGTGCGCTTTCCGGCCGGAATGATCGTGGATGGTGAGGAACTCAAGGTGCCGCACATGGGGTGGAACCGCATCACCATGCATCGGCCTTCGTCCCTGTACCACGGCATTGCCGATAACAGCTTTGTTTACTTTGTCCACTCCTATTATGTCGTCCCGGATGATCTGAGTGTCGTGGCGACCGAGACCGATTACGGGATCAACTACTGTTCCTCGATCTGTCGCGACAATGTCGTGGCGACCCAGTTTCACCCCGAGAAGAGCCAGGCAATCGGGCTGAAGATGCTGGAAAATTTCGGAAAGATGTAAGGATATTTCAATGATTGTTATCCCCGCCATTGATTTGAAAGAAGGTAAATGTGTTCGCCTCGAGCAGGGGCTGATGGAGAAAGATACGGTCTTCTCCGACAACCCCGGCGCTCAGGCGCGCGCCTGGCAGGATCAGGGGGCGGAGCTTCTCCATATTGTCGATCTCGACGGCGCCTTTGCCGGTGAGCCGAAGAATCGCAGCGCCATCGAAGCGATTCTGGGGGCGATCACCATCCCCGCCCAGCTGGGCGGCGGTATCCGTGACATGGCGACGATTGAAGCCTATCTGAGCCTCGGCCTTTCGCGCGTCATCATCGGCACGGCGGCGCAGCGTAATCCGGCTCTGGTCGAAGAGGCGTGCCGTAAATTCCCCGGCC
Proteins encoded in this region:
- a CDS encoding imidazoleglycerol-phosphate dehydratase HisB; translation: MSRTAIVDRNTAETNFHLRLVLDGSGKSEIKTAVPFIDHMLTQVAKHGFFDLTISGEGDTHIDDHHTVEDLGICLGQAFRMALADKAGIRRYGSGTMPMHEALVSVNIDFSGRPFLVFNAELPKAKVGTFDVELVEEFCVAFCNHAGANLHVNLHYGENLHHIVEAIFKALGRALDDATQLDPRISGVRSSKGCLD
- a CDS encoding imidazole glycerol phosphate synthase subunit HisH — protein: MITIIDYGMGNLRSVQKGFERVGLHAQVTSDPDVVARAERLVLPGVGAFRDCIHNLRAGGFVEPIMAHVASGRPFLGICLGLQLLFTESEEFGNHQGLGIIPGKVVRFPAGMIVDGEELKVPHMGWNRITMHRPSSLYHGIADNSFVYFVHSYYVVPDDLSVVATETDYGINYCSSICRDNVVATQFHPEKSQAIGLKMLENFGKM